A genomic stretch from Cellulomonas sp. KRMCY2 includes:
- a CDS encoding sugar phosphate isomerase/epimerase, translating to MADTRTRATRPVTLFTGQWADLTLEQVAAYASAWGYDGLEIACSGEHLDVWRAAQDPGYLQGRLDILDRHGLKVWAISNHLKGQAVCDDPIDFRHEAIVGSRVWGDGDAEGVRQRAAQELKLTARVARMLGVETVVGFTGSKIWPYVAMFPPVPAAVIDAGYQDFADRWNPILDVFDGEGVRFAHEVHPSEIAYDYWSTVRALEAIDHRAAFGLNWDPSHMMWQGIDPVGFIVDFADRIYHVDCKDTRLRPANGRAGVLGSHLAWGDPHRGWDFVSTGHGDVPWEDAFRALSSIGYAGPISVEWEDAGMDRLHGAQEAVAFVRSKLWEQPAQSFDAAFSNQE from the coding sequence ATGGCAGACACCCGTACCCGCGCCACCCGGCCGGTGACGCTCTTCACCGGCCAGTGGGCCGACCTGACCCTCGAGCAGGTCGCCGCGTACGCGAGTGCTTGGGGGTACGACGGTCTGGAGATCGCCTGCTCGGGCGAGCACCTCGACGTCTGGCGCGCGGCGCAGGACCCCGGCTACCTGCAGGGCCGTCTCGACATCCTCGACCGGCACGGCCTGAAGGTGTGGGCGATCTCGAACCACCTCAAGGGCCAGGCGGTCTGCGACGACCCGATCGACTTCCGGCACGAGGCGATCGTCGGCTCCCGGGTGTGGGGGGACGGCGACGCCGAGGGCGTGCGGCAGCGCGCGGCCCAGGAGCTGAAGCTCACCGCCAGGGTCGCGCGGATGCTGGGCGTCGAGACGGTGGTGGGCTTCACGGGTTCGAAGATCTGGCCCTACGTCGCGATGTTCCCGCCCGTCCCCGCCGCGGTGATCGACGCGGGGTACCAGGACTTCGCCGACCGGTGGAACCCGATCCTCGACGTGTTCGACGGCGAGGGGGTGCGGTTCGCGCACGAGGTGCACCCGAGCGAGATCGCCTACGACTACTGGAGCACCGTTCGCGCGCTCGAGGCGATCGACCACCGTGCGGCGTTCGGTCTGAACTGGGACCCGAGCCACATGATGTGGCAGGGGATCGACCCGGTCGGGTTCATCGTCGATTTCGCCGACCGCATCTACCACGTCGACTGCAAGGACACCCGCCTGCGCCCGGCCAACGGTCGGGCGGGTGTGCTCGGCTCCCACCTCGCCTGGGGTGACCCCCACCGAGGCTGGGACTTCGTGTCCACCGGGCACGGTGACGTGCCGTGGGAGGACGCGTTCCGTGCCCTGAGCTCGATCGGCTATGCGGGCCCGATCTCGGTGGAGTGGGAGGACGCCGGCATGGACCGGCTGCACGGTGCACAGGAGGCGGTCGCCTTCGTCCGATCCAAGCTCTGGGAACAACCGGCCCAGTCGTTCGACGCCGCTTTCAGCAACCAGGAGTAG
- a CDS encoding PQQ-binding-like beta-propeller repeat protein, whose protein sequence is MPPRTLRPGQRAELHVIDVTTGERELVHSSSTLLFEAPNWTPDGGSLVVNGDGLLFRVPASGRGEPEEIPLGGIPPINNDHVLSPDGRTVYVSADDGHLYAVDIATGRPTRVSNDHGPEFHYFLHGISPDGATLAYIGLVENPDGTATTNVYTIPAAGGEDAQLTDDSYADDGSEFSPDGEWIYFNSERGSALPGHAQLFRVSLDGARVEQLTEDERVNWFPHVSPDGNRIAYISFPSGTLGHPADRDVILRLIENGTTARDLVHLFGGQGTINVPSWSPDSRRIAYVAYPIELP, encoded by the coding sequence ATGCCCCCACGCACCTTGCGCCCCGGCCAGCGGGCGGAGCTTCACGTGATCGACGTCACCACCGGTGAGCGCGAGCTCGTGCACTCCTCGTCGACGCTCCTCTTCGAGGCACCGAACTGGACGCCGGACGGCGGGTCGCTCGTGGTCAACGGCGACGGCCTCCTGTTCCGGGTCCCGGCCTCCGGCCGCGGCGAGCCGGAGGAGATCCCGCTCGGCGGCATCCCGCCGATCAACAACGACCACGTGCTCAGCCCGGACGGGCGCACGGTGTACGTGTCCGCCGACGACGGGCACCTGTACGCGGTGGACATCGCGACCGGGCGGCCGACGCGCGTCTCGAACGACCACGGGCCCGAGTTCCACTACTTCCTGCACGGGATCTCGCCCGACGGCGCGACGCTGGCGTACATCGGGCTCGTGGAGAACCCCGACGGGACGGCGACCACCAACGTCTACACGATCCCGGCCGCGGGCGGCGAGGACGCGCAGCTGACGGACGACTCCTACGCGGACGACGGCTCGGAGTTCAGCCCTGACGGCGAGTGGATCTACTTCAACTCCGAGCGGGGCTCGGCCCTCCCGGGTCACGCCCAGCTGTTCCGGGTGTCCCTGGACGGGGCGAGGGTCGAGCAGCTCACCGAGGACGAGCGGGTCAACTGGTTCCCGCACGTCTCCCCGGACGGGAACCGGATCGCCTACATCAGCTTCCCGAGCGGCACGCTCGGCCACCCGGCCGATCGGGACGTCATCCTTCGGCTGATCGAGAACGGCACGACGGCCCGCGACCTGGTGCACCTGTTCGGTGGGCAGGGGACGATCAACGTCCCCAGCTGGTCCCCGGACAGCCGCAGGATCGCCTACGTGGCGTACCCGATCGAGCTGCCGTGA
- a CDS encoding SDR family NAD(P)-dependent oxidoreductase, whose amino-acid sequence MSRRPQQGTSVLDSFSLAGRTAVVTGATRGLGRAFARALAEAGANVVVVGRDAVAAAEVEAEIASLGVGATTVIADVTRRDDVERILARTVAVFGRADVLINNAGTCIHKPAVEVTDADWRAVMDVNLDAVWVTSQVFGRHMIEQGGGSIVNVGSMSASIVNRPQWQPAYNASKAAVHHLTRSLAAEWAPVNVRVNAIAPGYMRTDMSPIDEPRFQRYWIEDTPQRRAGEPHELGPAVVFLASDASSFMTGSVLTIDGGYSVF is encoded by the coding sequence GTGAGCCGGCGACCGCAGCAGGGCACGTCCGTTCTCGACAGCTTCAGCCTCGCCGGCAGGACCGCCGTGGTCACCGGCGCGACCCGCGGACTGGGCCGGGCGTTCGCCCGCGCCCTGGCCGAGGCGGGCGCGAACGTCGTCGTCGTCGGGCGCGACGCGGTGGCGGCAGCCGAGGTCGAGGCGGAGATCGCCTCGCTCGGCGTGGGCGCTACGACGGTGATCGCCGATGTGACCCGCCGGGACGACGTCGAGCGGATCCTCGCCCGGACCGTGGCGGTCTTCGGCCGTGCCGACGTGCTGATCAACAACGCCGGGACGTGCATCCACAAGCCGGCGGTCGAGGTCACCGACGCCGACTGGCGCGCTGTCATGGATGTCAACCTCGACGCGGTGTGGGTGACGAGCCAGGTGTTCGGTCGGCACATGATCGAGCAGGGTGGCGGCTCGATCGTGAACGTGGGTTCGATGTCCGCGTCGATCGTCAACCGGCCGCAGTGGCAGCCCGCGTACAACGCGTCGAAGGCTGCCGTGCATCACCTGACCCGGAGCCTCGCGGCCGAGTGGGCACCGGTGAACGTGCGGGTCAACGCGATCGCACCCGGGTACATGCGGACGGACATGTCACCGATCGACGAACCGCGGTTCCAGCGCTACTGGATCGAGGACACACCCCAGCGCCGCGCGGGCGAACCCCACGAGCTCGGTCCTGCCGTCGTCTTCCTCGCGAGCGACGCGTCGAGCTTCATGACCGGGTCTGTGCTCACGATCGACGGCGGGTACAGCGTGTTCTGA
- a CDS encoding Gfo/Idh/MocA family protein translates to MLRIGVLGAAGIAPQAIIRPAGRRDDVVIAAVASRSEQSAVAYGRANAIPVAYGSYQALLDDDSIDLVYNALPPSEHARWSIAALESGKHVLCEKPIAMSAAEAGAMASVALRTGRRLIEAFHDRYHPLSEYLLGVRESGELGRLRSLDAAFTVAIPFDRTSIRHDPALGGGALMDLGCYPVHWVRFFAGEEPEVVEASCTPNAMGADETVEAGLRFPSGVEARVLASMAEKETFCASLVAVGTRGRLEVDNPVLPHNGHSVRITTDGVRRTLTIGGAETYDHQLDAVVKGILSGEPLPTESVDFVANMTTIDAIYRVAGLDRGHA, encoded by the coding sequence GTGCTGCGGATCGGGGTGCTGGGTGCCGCGGGGATCGCTCCGCAGGCGATCATCCGGCCGGCGGGCCGGCGTGACGACGTCGTGATCGCGGCCGTCGCGTCACGCAGCGAGCAGTCGGCCGTCGCGTATGGCCGGGCGAACGCGATACCGGTGGCCTACGGCAGCTACCAGGCGCTCCTGGACGACGACTCGATCGACCTCGTGTACAACGCCTTGCCGCCGTCGGAGCACGCACGGTGGTCGATCGCGGCGCTGGAGAGCGGCAAGCACGTCCTGTGCGAGAAGCCGATCGCGATGAGTGCCGCCGAGGCCGGGGCGATGGCGAGCGTGGCCTTGCGCACGGGCCGGCGGCTCATCGAGGCGTTCCACGATCGGTACCACCCGTTGAGCGAGTACCTGCTGGGGGTCCGGGAGTCCGGTGAGCTCGGCCGGCTCCGCTCGCTCGACGCCGCCTTCACGGTGGCGATCCCGTTCGACCGGACGTCGATCCGGCACGATCCGGCGCTCGGGGGCGGCGCTCTGATGGACCTCGGCTGCTACCCGGTGCACTGGGTGCGGTTCTTCGCCGGCGAGGAGCCCGAGGTCGTCGAGGCCTCCTGCACCCCGAACGCGATGGGTGCCGACGAGACGGTCGAGGCCGGCCTGCGATTCCCTTCGGGTGTCGAGGCGAGGGTTCTGGCGAGCATGGCGGAGAAGGAGACGTTCTGCGCATCGCTGGTCGCCGTGGGGACCCGCGGGCGGCTCGAGGTGGACAACCCCGTCCTGCCGCACAACGGGCACAGCGTGCGCATCACGACCGACGGCGTGCGGCGCACGCTCACCATCGGAGGGGCCGAGACCTACGACCACCAGCTGGACGCCGTGGTGAAGGGCATCCTCAGCGGGGAGCCGCTTCCGACGGAGTCGGTGGACTTCGTCGCGAACATGACGACGATCGATGCGATCTACCGGGTGGCCGGTCTCGACCGGGGGCACGCATAG
- a CDS encoding VOC family protein, with amino-acid sequence MQNPIPLTGLIQIAVVVGDIERALDAWCELFDAPRPDVRVTDATPNPSETYRGSTAAYGLKLAVIDCKERGFIVELHEPDENPSTFREFLDQHGNGVHHIGFQVGEARDAVIGELEGLGYVMRTIGMYPGGSWTIVDGEAGLGVNLNIKPHM; translated from the coding sequence ATGCAGAACCCGATCCCCCTCACAGGCCTCATCCAGATCGCCGTGGTCGTCGGCGACATCGAGCGCGCCCTCGACGCGTGGTGTGAGCTGTTCGACGCTCCCCGACCGGACGTCCGGGTCACCGATGCGACACCGAACCCGAGCGAGACGTACCGCGGAAGCACGGCCGCCTACGGGCTGAAGCTCGCGGTGATCGACTGCAAGGAGCGCGGCTTCATCGTCGAGCTGCACGAGCCCGACGAGAACCCCTCCACCTTCAGGGAGTTCCTCGACCAGCACGGCAACGGCGTGCACCACATCGGCTTCCAGGTGGGCGAGGCCCGTGATGCAGTGATCGGCGAGCTCGAGGGACTGGGCTACGTGATGCGCACGATCGGCATGTACCCGGGCGGCAGCTGGACGATCGTGGACGGCGAGGCCGGCCTCGGCGTGAACCTCAACATCAAGCCGCACATGTAG
- a CDS encoding ROK family transcriptional regulator, whose amino-acid sequence MQNSGDLSGTLGLLRDGNPHTRAELAQITGQARSTVAARVEQLLESGLITPTGDAVSTGGRPPATFAFSPGARIVAAVDLGATHARIAITDLASKAIAEHLETIVIGDGPELVLARAAAMTVELIERSGRTMSELVGVGVGLPGPVDFSTGRPMNPPIMPGWDGADVVGQLSPLLGGAPVLVDNDVNLMALGEHQSDFPTVDHLLFVKVATGIGAGVISDGAIRRGAQGAAGDLGHVAVPGGREVICRCGNVGCLEALASGRAIAAKLTAAGLPAASGADVIALVRAGDVRASSAVREAGRDLGRVLATCVSMLNPSVIVIGGRMAEAGEHLLAGIREVVYGRSLPLATQHLSIVTSRTKGRAGIVGASTMVIDHVLSRDGLEALL is encoded by the coding sequence ATGCAGAACTCAGGGGACTTGAGCGGCACTTTGGGGCTGCTTCGAGACGGGAACCCGCACACGCGGGCGGAACTCGCCCAGATCACCGGCCAGGCCCGGTCGACGGTTGCCGCGCGCGTGGAGCAGCTCCTCGAGTCCGGACTCATCACGCCGACCGGCGACGCGGTCTCGACCGGCGGTCGACCGCCCGCGACGTTCGCCTTCAGTCCGGGCGCCCGCATCGTCGCCGCTGTGGACCTCGGCGCCACGCACGCGCGGATCGCCATCACCGACCTCGCCTCGAAGGCCATCGCCGAGCATCTCGAGACCATCGTGATCGGTGACGGACCGGAGCTGGTGCTCGCCCGGGCTGCCGCGATGACCGTCGAGCTGATCGAGCGGAGCGGACGCACGATGTCCGAGCTGGTCGGGGTCGGCGTCGGGCTGCCGGGTCCGGTCGACTTCAGCACGGGCCGGCCGATGAACCCGCCGATCATGCCGGGGTGGGACGGCGCGGACGTCGTCGGCCAGCTCAGCCCGCTGCTCGGCGGCGCCCCCGTCCTGGTCGACAACGACGTCAACCTGATGGCGCTGGGCGAGCACCAGTCGGACTTCCCCACTGTCGACCACCTGCTCTTCGTCAAGGTCGCGACGGGGATCGGCGCGGGCGTGATCAGCGACGGCGCCATCCGGCGTGGTGCTCAGGGAGCCGCCGGCGACCTGGGCCACGTCGCGGTACCCGGGGGGCGGGAGGTGATCTGCCGCTGCGGCAACGTCGGATGCCTGGAGGCACTCGCCAGCGGTCGCGCGATCGCCGCCAAGCTCACGGCGGCAGGCCTGCCGGCCGCGTCGGGCGCCGACGTCATCGCCCTGGTCCGGGCCGGCGACGTCCGGGCGTCCAGCGCGGTGCGTGAGGCGGGCCGCGATCTCGGGCGGGTGCTGGCTACCTGCGTGAGCATGCTGAACCCGTCCGTGATCGTGATCGGCGGGCGGATGGCGGAGGCCGGCGAGCACCTGCTGGCGGGAATCCGCGAGGTGGTCTACGGGCGGTCGCTCCCGCTCGCCACGCAGCACCTGAGCATCGTCACCAGTCGCACCAAGGGCCGTGCCGGCATCGTCGGCGCGAGCACCATGGTCATCGACCACGTCCTGTCCAGGGACGGCCTCGAAGCGCTCCTGTAG
- a CDS encoding ABC transporter substrate-binding protein: MTHLGMGALRTRRAAAVAAVAAASLALAACSSSGGGDGGDEAPAAESGEVSWWGWTPDTPVAERYIAEFNKEYPDITVTYKNFENVDFRNALAPALDSGEGPDVFDLSPAGGSPDTWGPYALDLAPFAEEVLGADWESKFGADYVRQLSDSEGRVVSLPLGGMAAGFVWVNQDIFDEAGAEVPTDYDSWLAACEKITAIGKKCFAVGAGGEDTFPTEMFHSIANSVDPEFFLKAAVGDARWDDPEGIETLEIIKSMRDDGIIADNVLDAGQYPLANEEFMKGEAAMVQMGFWYTQYSGAESCLAAMESAGVSNPECFVQLPAEFPDVAGRGNGSEYFGEADYGLAINADSANIGPAKTFIQWMTMSEAGQQNVANALDLLPSLGGVAPNWETIALVDQEVQQPAIEQLIEASNATTQSRQWQTTEDTLDAIVLAIQQVLDPTIDISIEDIAAQLQESSVPSTVGVE; this comes from the coding sequence ATGACCCACCTGGGAATGGGAGCGTTGCGAACCCGCAGGGCAGCGGCGGTCGCCGCGGTCGCGGCTGCCTCCCTGGCGCTGGCGGCATGTAGCAGCAGCGGCGGCGGCGATGGCGGCGACGAGGCCCCTGCCGCCGAGTCCGGCGAGGTCAGCTGGTGGGGCTGGACGCCGGACACCCCGGTGGCCGAGCGCTACATCGCCGAGTTCAACAAGGAGTACCCGGACATCACGGTCACCTACAAGAACTTCGAGAACGTCGACTTCCGCAACGCCCTCGCCCCGGCGCTCGACTCCGGTGAGGGCCCGGACGTCTTCGACCTCTCGCCGGCGGGCGGCTCTCCCGACACGTGGGGCCCGTACGCGCTCGACCTCGCGCCGTTCGCCGAGGAGGTTCTCGGTGCCGACTGGGAGTCGAAGTTCGGCGCCGACTACGTGCGCCAGCTGAGCGACTCCGAGGGCCGCGTGGTCTCGCTGCCGCTCGGCGGCATGGCCGCGGGCTTCGTCTGGGTCAACCAGGACATCTTCGACGAGGCCGGCGCCGAGGTGCCGACCGACTACGACTCGTGGCTCGCGGCCTGCGAGAAGATCACGGCCATCGGGAAGAAGTGCTTCGCGGTCGGCGCCGGCGGCGAGGACACGTTCCCGACCGAGATGTTCCACTCGATCGCCAACTCCGTCGACCCCGAGTTCTTCCTCAAGGCGGCTGTCGGCGACGCCCGGTGGGATGACCCGGAGGGCATCGAGACCCTCGAGATCATCAAGAGCATGAGGGACGACGGGATCATCGCCGACAACGTCCTCGACGCCGGGCAGTACCCGCTGGCGAACGAGGAGTTCATGAAGGGCGAGGCCGCGATGGTGCAGATGGGCTTCTGGTACACCCAGTACTCAGGCGCCGAGTCCTGCCTCGCCGCGATGGAGAGCGCCGGCGTCAGCAACCCCGAGTGCTTCGTCCAGCTGCCCGCCGAGTTCCCGGACGTCGCAGGCCGCGGCAACGGCTCCGAGTACTTCGGTGAGGCGGACTACGGCCTCGCGATCAATGCCGACTCGGCGAACATCGGCCCGGCGAAGACCTTCATCCAGTGGATGACGATGTCGGAGGCCGGTCAGCAGAATGTCGCGAACGCGCTCGACCTGCTGCCCTCGCTCGGCGGCGTGGCCCCGAACTGGGAGACCATCGCCCTGGTGGACCAGGAGGTGCAGCAACCTGCCATCGAGCAGCTGATCGAGGCCAGCAACGCCACGACCCAGTCCCGCCAGTGGCAGACCACCGAAGACACGCTGGACGCCATCGTCCTGGCCATCCAGCAAGTCCTCGACCCGACGATCGACATCTCGATCGAGGACATCGCTGCCCAGCTGCAGGAGTCGTCGGTCCCGAGCACCGTGGGCGTCGAGTAG
- a CDS encoding carbohydrate ABC transporter permease — protein sequence MSVGLIYYSIIYSGYLSFFDWPGGRQPMTAVGLVNYLEVFSDPVFWIAIRNTLVYFVVIFTVQVIGGISFAAAMHSKVYLANIYKIIIIVPVVVAPATMAPAHIEVWQTNGTFNTILRAIGLDAWTQGWIGQSTTSLLVIIMAGCWGAIGFGFILYFAAMGQIDPEIIEAARIDGAGNVRLLTSIVLPSVRSVTISLGILNFMTALKLFDGPWLLTQGGPAHSSEFLGTMIYAETAGSSRNLGYAAALSIVLLVLAIGTSIAIQLRSREKSPTGVRKPKVRVANDV from the coding sequence TTGTCCGTAGGCCTGATCTACTACAGCATCATCTACTCGGGCTACCTGTCCTTCTTCGACTGGCCGGGCGGCCGACAGCCGATGACCGCGGTCGGCCTGGTCAACTACCTCGAGGTCTTCTCGGACCCGGTGTTCTGGATCGCCATCCGGAACACGCTCGTCTACTTCGTCGTGATCTTCACCGTCCAGGTGATCGGTGGGATCTCCTTCGCGGCGGCGATGCACTCGAAGGTCTACCTGGCGAACATCTACAAGATCATCATCATCGTGCCGGTCGTCGTGGCCCCGGCCACGATGGCGCCGGCCCACATCGAGGTCTGGCAGACCAACGGCACCTTCAACACCATCCTGCGAGCCATCGGCCTGGACGCGTGGACGCAGGGCTGGATCGGGCAGTCCACCACGTCGCTGCTGGTCATCATCATGGCGGGGTGCTGGGGTGCGATCGGGTTCGGCTTCATCCTGTACTTCGCGGCGATGGGGCAGATCGACCCGGAGATCATCGAGGCCGCACGGATCGACGGCGCGGGCAACGTCCGCCTCCTCACGTCGATCGTGCTGCCGAGCGTCCGCTCGGTGACGATCTCGCTCGGCATCCTCAACTTCATGACCGCGCTGAAGCTCTTCGACGGGCCGTGGCTGCTGACCCAAGGCGGCCCCGCCCACTCGTCGGAGTTCCTCGGCACGATGATCTACGCGGAGACGGCCGGCTCGTCGCGCAACCTCGGGTACGCGGCGGCGCTGTCGATCGTCCTGCTCGTGCTGGCGATCGGGACGTCGATCGCGATCCAGCTGCGCTCCCGCGAGAAGAGCCCGACGGGCGTCCGCAAGCCGAAGGTGAGGGTGGCGAACGATGTTTGA
- a CDS encoding carbohydrate ABC transporter permease yields the protein MFETRTRWSQIVLQVLVTIAVIPFLIPLVTMVSRSLEGRGWGNYLAVLEVPGFLTFFRNSAIVAGGSIVIIYLATMAGAFGFSKLRIRHKEVFFWMMMAALTLPEVVLIAPLYATAVRLGMMGTFWSVILPIAALQVPFTILLTRGYMDGIPDTLFEAARLDGANTWRFFWSILVPLARPMATAIIILVLINAWNSYLLPKVFLINDNMGVVTLLPEFFRRQYNDDTPKILAAAVVTAIPTIVAYIAMQKQFERGMAAGALK from the coding sequence ATGTTTGAGACGCGGACCCGCTGGTCCCAGATCGTGCTCCAGGTGCTCGTCACCATCGCGGTGATCCCGTTCCTCATCCCGCTCGTCACCATGGTGTCGCGCTCGCTCGAGGGACGCGGGTGGGGCAACTACCTGGCCGTGCTCGAGGTGCCGGGCTTCCTGACCTTCTTCCGCAACTCGGCGATCGTCGCGGGCGGCTCCATCGTCATCATCTACCTGGCGACGATGGCCGGCGCCTTCGGCTTCTCGAAGCTGCGGATCCGGCACAAGGAGGTCTTCTTCTGGATGATGATGGCAGCGCTGACGCTGCCGGAGGTCGTCCTGATCGCTCCGCTGTACGCCACTGCGGTGCGGCTCGGGATGATGGGCACGTTCTGGTCGGTGATCCTGCCGATCGCCGCACTCCAGGTGCCGTTCACCATCCTGCTCACCCGCGGGTACATGGACGGCATCCCCGACACGCTGTTCGAGGCCGCCCGCCTCGACGGGGCGAACACCTGGCGGTTCTTCTGGTCGATCCTCGTGCCGCTGGCCCGGCCGATGGCGACGGCCATCATCATCCTCGTGCTGATCAACGCGTGGAACTCGTACCTCTTGCCCAAGGTGTTCCTCATCAACGACAACATGGGCGTCGTCACGCTGCTGCCGGAGTTCTTCCGCCGCCAGTACAACGACGACACCCCGAAGATCCTTGCGGCGGCGGTGGTCACGGCGATCCCGACGATCGTCGCCTACATCGCGATGCAGAAGCAGTTCGAGCGCGGCATGGCGGCGGGCGCGCTCAAGTAG
- a CDS encoding MFS transporter: protein MTHPYLTLVRTPGVPVRLGAVFVSAVTLGMMSLTVVLCVREWTGSFALAGVASGLFSLGNAAGIALQGRLLDRAGGGAVVGVAGAVCASAILVFVVAGSAGAPSGVLLVSVVVAGGTVPAVTAAVRSWLPSALVSEHDRTASYALLSVAFQAAIAVGPLLVSVCVVVAGPALGGLVAAVLVGVAAGMYVRAARSDHPASLRGRLAGPGDVLTRGLRVVLAVTAMTGVGFGAVVVALPAVMTDRGTPALSGVLFAAIAVGEVCGALAYGSWRWRGRRPLHLVLGLVGSGGAYATAVVAVPSTVVLVVVLFVSGMAAGPVAIVLSALIDDVTRRGVVGRAYALLVSTNLVAIAGGSAAAGFMADLMAPALLLGVPAGLSGIAAGWTLACRQSLLRG from the coding sequence ATGACCCACCCCTACCTCACCCTGGTGCGCACACCGGGTGTCCCGGTCCGGCTCGGCGCGGTCTTCGTCAGCGCCGTCACCCTGGGCATGATGTCGCTGACCGTCGTGCTCTGCGTGCGCGAGTGGACCGGCTCCTTCGCCCTGGCCGGAGTCGCCAGCGGACTCTTCAGTCTCGGCAACGCGGCCGGGATCGCCCTGCAGGGCCGCCTCCTGGACCGCGCGGGCGGTGGGGCTGTGGTCGGTGTCGCGGGAGCCGTCTGCGCGTCGGCCATCCTGGTCTTCGTCGTCGCGGGCTCGGCCGGCGCACCATCGGGCGTCCTGCTCGTCTCCGTGGTCGTCGCGGGTGGCACCGTCCCCGCCGTCACCGCCGCCGTCCGGTCCTGGCTGCCGAGCGCCCTGGTTTCCGAGCATGATCGGACCGCGTCCTATGCGTTGCTGTCGGTGGCCTTCCAGGCGGCCATCGCCGTCGGTCCGCTGCTCGTGAGCGTGTGCGTCGTGGTGGCCGGACCCGCCCTCGGGGGACTGGTCGCCGCGGTGCTCGTAGGCGTTGCGGCGGGGATGTACGTGCGGGCCGCTCGCTCGGACCACCCTGCCTCTCTCCGGGGGCGCCTCGCTGGGCCGGGGGATGTCCTCACTCGGGGGCTGCGGGTCGTGCTGGCCGTGACCGCCATGACCGGCGTCGGCTTCGGCGCTGTGGTCGTGGCTCTCCCGGCCGTCATGACGGACAGGGGAACGCCGGCTCTCTCCGGGGTCCTGTTCGCCGCGATCGCGGTGGGCGAGGTGTGCGGGGCCCTGGCCTACGGGTCGTGGCGATGGCGTGGACGGCGCCCCCTCCACCTGGTCCTGGGCCTCGTGGGGTCCGGGGGCGCCTATGCGACAGCTGTCGTGGCAGTGCCGTCGACGGTCGTGCTCGTGGTGGTCCTGTTCGTCTCCGGGATGGCCGCCGGGCCGGTTGCCATCGTGCTCTCGGCACTGATCGACGACGTGACGCGCCGTGGTGTCGTCGGCCGCGCCTACGCCCTGCTGGTGAGCACGAACCTCGTCGCCATCGCCGGCGGCAGCGCGGCGGCAGGGTTCATGGCGGATCTCATGGCGCCGGCGTTGCTGCTCGGCGTCCCCGCCGGACTCTCCGGGATCGCCGCCGGCTGGACACTGGCTTGCCGGCAGAGCCTGCTCCGCGGGTAG
- a CDS encoding DUF2255 family protein → MTSWTKDELTRIGNAEELQIASTRPDGTLRPYVTIWVAGAGDDLYVRSAYGSTNPWFVRAQASGTGRIRAGGIERDVVFDEPTSGAHTAVDAAYHAKYDRYGPGIVGSVVGPKVHDVTIRLLPRDS, encoded by the coding sequence ATGACGAGCTGGACCAAGGACGAGCTGACCCGGATCGGGAACGCCGAGGAGCTGCAGATCGCCTCGACCCGACCGGACGGGACCCTGCGCCCGTACGTGACGATCTGGGTCGCCGGCGCCGGGGACGACCTGTACGTGCGGTCCGCCTACGGCTCGACGAACCCCTGGTTCGTCCGGGCCCAGGCCAGCGGCACCGGCCGCATCCGCGCCGGGGGCATCGAGCGCGACGTCGTGTTCGACGAACCCACCTCCGGCGCACACACCGCTGTCGACGCCGCCTACCACGCGAAGTACGACCGGTACGGACCGGGCATCGTCGGCAGCGTCGTCGGCCCCAAGGTCCATGACGTGACGATCCGCCTCCTGCCGCGCGACAGCTGA